From the Butyrivibrio fibrisolvens genome, one window contains:
- a CDS encoding cation:proton antiporter — MEKYEFLKDLAIILLSAKIFGIVAKKFKAPQVVGEIIAGLIVGNCLLGLVQESDFISGIAEIGVIMLMFEAGLGTNMKKLKETGVKATIIACSGVFIPLILGAILYMSFYGFASYGTEEFTKALFIGTIMTATSVSITVAALKEMGKLSSTVGTTIMSAAIIDDVIGIIVLTMVLGLRDTTQNPGMVIVKSVLFFVIAAVSGVVVYRVFAWLDTRYEHTRRITIASLAYCLAMAYVAEKYFGIADITGAYVAGIVLCNLADASYIERRVDISSYMVFAPVFFAGIGLKTSFDSMNSTLLVFSIAFVIVALLGKIIGCGLVSKALKFNWSDSLKIGLGMMTRGEVALIVTNKGLEAGIISNEYFSAVILLIIISSISTPLLLKAVYNKDEKKKLAA, encoded by the coding sequence ATGGAAAAGTATGAGTTTCTGAAAGATCTGGCGATCATATTGTTATCAGCCAAGATCTTCGGTATTGTCGCTAAGAAGTTCAAGGCACCTCAGGTAGTTGGAGAGATCATTGCAGGTCTTATTGTGGGTAACTGCCTCCTGGGTCTTGTACAGGAGTCTGATTTTATATCAGGTATAGCAGAGATCGGTGTTATCATGCTCATGTTCGAAGCAGGACTTGGCACCAATATGAAGAAGCTTAAAGAGACAGGTGTTAAGGCTACTATCATAGCCTGCTCAGGTGTATTTATTCCACTTATTCTGGGCGCTATATTGTATATGTCTTTTTATGGTTTTGCTTCCTATGGTACAGAAGAATTCACCAAGGCTCTGTTTATCGGAACTATCATGACTGCTACAAGTGTTAGTATCACAGTTGCTGCTCTTAAAGAGATGGGCAAGCTCTCAAGCACTGTAGGAACTACAATCATGAGTGCAGCTATCATAGATGATGTTATTGGTATCATCGTACTTACTATGGTTCTGGGCCTTAGAGATACTACTCAGAATCCCGGAATGGTAATCGTTAAGTCTGTTCTTTTCTTCGTTATAGCAGCTGTTTCAGGCGTTGTAGTTTATAGAGTATTTGCATGGCTTGATACAAGATATGAGCACACAAGACGTATCACAATAGCCAGCCTTGCATATTGCCTCGCAATGGCATATGTTGCTGAGAAGTATTTTGGAATCGCTGATATCACAGGCGCATATGTAGCCGGTATCGTTCTGTGCAACCTTGCAGATGCTTCTTATATAGAGCGCCGAGTAGATATAAGTTCATACATGGTATTTGCTCCTGTATTCTTTGCTGGAATAGGTCTTAAGACAAGCTTTGATTCTATGAACAGTACGCTCCTTGTCTTTTCTATCGCATTTGTAATAGTCGCTCTTCTTGGCAAAATTATTGGATGCGGACTTGTATCCAAGGCACTTAAGTTCAACTGGTCCGATTCACTTAAGATAGGACTTGGAATGATGACAAGAGGAGAAGTAGCGCTTATTGTAACCAATAAGGGCCTTGAAGCCGGGATTATATCTAATGAATACTTCTCTGCCGTAATCCTTCTTATCATCATCAGTTCTATTTCAACACCACTTCTTCTTAAAGCGGTTTATAACAAGGATGAGAAAAAGAAGCTGGCAGCCTGA
- the rbr gene encoding rubrerythrin, whose protein sequence is MAKTNPYAGTKTEKNLEAAFAGESQARNKYTYFASVAKKEGYEQIAALFLKTADNEKEHAKMWFKELKGIGDTKENLAAAADGENYEWTDMYEGFAKTAEEEGFPELAKKFRAVGEIEKHHEERYRALLKNVETAKVFEKSEVKVWECRNCGHIVVGTKAPEVCPVCNHPQSYFEVHEENY, encoded by the coding sequence ATGGCAAAAACAAATCCATACGCAGGAACCAAAACAGAGAAGAATCTTGAGGCAGCATTTGCAGGTGAATCTCAGGCAAGAAATAAATATACATACTTTGCTTCTGTAGCAAAGAAAGAGGGATATGAGCAGATCGCAGCTCTTTTCCTAAAAACAGCAGACAATGAAAAAGAGCATGCTAAGATGTGGTTCAAAGAGCTTAAGGGAATCGGTGATACCAAGGAGAATCTTGCAGCAGCTGCTGATGGTGAGAACTATGAGTGGACAGATATGTACGAGGGCTTTGCTAAGACTGCCGAGGAAGAGGGCTTCCCGGAGCTTGCTAAAAAGTTCCGTGCTGTAGGCGAGATCGAGAAGCATCATGAGGAGAGATATCGTGCTCTTCTTAAGAATGTTGAGACTGCTAAAGTCTTCGAGAAGAGTGAAGTTAAGGTTTGGGAGTGCAGAAACTGCGGTCATATCGTAGTAGGAACCAAAGCTCCTGAAGTATGCCCTGTATGTAATCACCCTCAGTCATACTTCGAAGTTCACGAAGAGAACTATTGA
- a CDS encoding cysteine-rich small domain-containing protein — MENSFKYFENRDCKYYPCHEGMEHMNCLFCYCPLYFKDECPGSPEYIQKGDKIIKSCMSCTFPHEADNYKEIIKRLIP, encoded by the coding sequence ATGGAGAATTCATTTAAGTATTTTGAAAACAGAGATTGCAAATACTACCCTTGTCATGAAGGGATGGAGCATATGAACTGTCTTTTTTGTTATTGCCCTTTATATTTCAAGGATGAATGTCCGGGAAGCCCTGAATATATCCAAAAGGGCGATAAGATTATTAAAAGCTGTATGAGCTGTACATTCCCTCATGAAGCGGACAATTACAAAGAGATAATAAAACGTCTCATACCATAA